Sequence from the Streptomyces sp. R33 genome:
TCCCGACCCCCGCAGGGCCGCCCGCGCCGGCGCCCGACACGTCGTGGCCTGGAGCCGGGCCCACCCGCGGGAGGCGGCGCTGCTCCTGTACGGCGCCGAGGAGTTCGGCCGGTCCGGCTGGTCCGAGGAGCACCGGGAACGCGCAGATCGAGGCAACGAGCGGGTGTTCGCCCGACTCGGCATGCTCGGCGCGGCCTTCGGCCTGACCGGGCCCGAGGGCCGGGACCGGATCGCCCTGGCCCTGATCGACCTGCCGCTCGGCGTGGTCCGCCGCCCCCTGCGGTCGGGGAACCCGCTGCCCCCGCACGCCGAGGACCTCGCCGAGGAGTCCGCGGCCGCCCTGCTCGGCTGAACGGCGTTGCAGAAAGCTCGGTTCGGGGCATTTGCCCGTACGGGTGGGGTGTTGCGGGCTGAGCCGGTGTGGGTGGAGGCCTCACGGGTCTGTCGATGGGGCGTTCGCCAGGCTGTTTGAGGATGGCGTGGGGGCGGGGCGGGAACAGGCCCGGTGGTGGCCATCCGTGGTGTCTGGCGGTGGCGGACCGGATGCTTGAACGGCCCTCCCACCCAGAGCGCTCCGACACGGCAGAAAGGCCCGGATCCAATTCAGGATCCGGGCCCTTCCGGTGTAGTAGCGGGGACAGGATTTGAACCTGCGACCTCTGGGTTATGAGCCCAGCGAGCTACCGAGCTGCTCCACCCCGCGTCGGTGAACCCCACCCTACGGCACCGCCGGGTGCTGTTCGACCAGTTTTCCCGCAGGGTGCCAGCCGTCGGGTTCCTCCGGGGTGACGGCGGTCTCGTGGAGCGGCGCGCGTTTCGAGGCGGTGCACGCTTTCGGAAAGCAGGGCGCGGGCGTCCTGGAATCCCGGGAAGCCCATGGCCAGAGGGCTGGAACAGTCCTACCCCCTCTACCGCAGGCTCGGCCTGGCCTCCGTCGGATTCGAGCGCCTGAGCCATGAACACCTCAGCGCCACGATCTACCTCGTACGCGTCCGATGGATCTTCTACGACCAGGACGGCAAGCGAATGACCGACAGCCTCGCCAGCTACATCCTGCGCCGCGGCGACGGGGGCCTGCGGGCGTTCGTGTGCGTCCCCGCCGACGACGTCGAGAAACTACAAGCCCTCGCCGCCGAGAAGGGCGTCAGTCTGTTCGGCGAGACCCCGGGGGAAGGCCAGGCGCACGAGAGTCCGGCCTGACGACAACTCCTCGCCGGGGGCCCGGCACGCCGCCGGGCCCGCTGCCCGAACAGCCGGCCGCCCTCCTGGCCGAGACGGCCGAGCAACTGCCGCCACGACCGCGGACGCGCCGTTGGCCGCACTGCGCGCCGCTGGCGCCCTGTGCGACGACGGTATATCGGCAGGCCGCACGGTTGCCCGGGACCACGCTTGGTCCGGGCCCAACTCCACCCGACGTTGGAGCTGTTCGCACACGCCCTCCCTGCCCGGTCTGCGGCTGGACCCACGCCGCCCGCTGCCCTCCATCCCCGCAACGCCGCCCCACCCGAATATGGAGCCTCGGCCGGCTTCAACGCCGAACTGGCCGGCTTCCTCGCGGCACTGGGCCTCCCCGGTCCTACCGGCTGACCGAGCCGGGCGCACGGCCGTCGGGTCCGGCGTATCGGTTTGCGGTATGGACGGAACGCGCCTGCTCCAGGACCGACGCCTCGATCAGCGCCGCGGTACCCGGCGGTGCAGCGCCGTCGTCGGACAGAAGCGGACCCGTGACGGCCCCGGGTGGGTCGGTCGCGCCCTGCTCTCGCACGGGAGCTGCGAAACCGAAACTGGTGCACAGGCGTCCTGACGGGTAGTAGTAGAACCGAGGGTGCGGGGGCTTGCGCATTGCGCGGGTCGGTCGTGCACCGGGCCTCGTGCCCCCGCTTCCGAACCGAAACAGGTCTCATGTCGCCGTCTTCTGTTCTGTGGATGCTTTCCTTCGCCTTTGCCCTGCCGGGTGCCGTGCTCGGTGCGGCGTCGTACCGCAAGGTCCGGGAGACCCGGCGTCTGCTGCGTGACGGCGTGCGGGCCCAGGGGGTTGTGATCCGCCTCGAGGCGATGCGGATGGAGGGCGGGGGCTCGGACGGCTCGATCACCATCCGGAGCACCGGGACCACGGCGTATGCGCCGGTCGTCGCCTGGACCACGGCGGACGGCCGTGCCATGGAGACCACGTCGGGCGTGGCACGCCCGCTCAACAGGACTCCCGCCGCCGGGACCCGGGTCGAGGTCCGCTACGACCCCGCGCATCCCTCCCGGTGGATACTTCCGGCCGGAGGCAACGGCCTGTGGTGGGTCTTCGTCGGAGTCGGCGCGCTCTTCACGGTGATCGGGCTCGGGTTCGGCGTCGGGGCGCTGTACGCGTAGGCGCCCTCTGCCCAGTCAGGGCGGCTCGGGGAAACGCCGGGCGAGGGCCCCATGCCCGGCCTTGCGTTCCTGAACACCCGCCGGCGCCATCGCCTTCCACCACGCATCCGTCATCCGGCTAAGGAGCAGGGCCGGGCAGCGCGCGACCACGAAGGCTGCGGTCTTCACCAAGACGGTGGTGGCCCGCTGGTCGCGTCCGGCCAGGAACTGTGAACATTCTCGTTGTTCGGCTCTGTCGGGGCCACGGACCTCGAGGAATCCGGCCCGCGCGGGTCTTGGGCGTGGACTGATTCGCCCCTTGCCGGTTTCGGTTTCGCCGGAGCGGATCCCCGTCCGCGGGCCGGGCGATACCGTGGTGACACCACGCCAGATGACAGTCCAGGAGTCCCGGATGAGCCAGCACCCGGCCACAGCGCCCGTGCCCGAACGTCTGCCCCTTGACGAGCACGCTGCCGCGTCCGTCCTTGCGTACGCGGCCGACCAGCGGGCGAAGGTCGACGTCCTCGCCTCGGTGCTGGAGGACATCGCCGCCCACGGCTACCCTGCCCCGGAGACCGGGATGCTGTGGGAGACCGCCCGCGACGCCCACCTCGCCCGCCTCGCTGATGAGCAGCCCCGTGTCGCCTGACCCCTCCGCCCGCCGCTCACGCGTCGTCATGGTCGAGCCCGCACTCACCCAGCTCGCCAAGCTCACCGCGAACGAAACGCACCGCCTGGACCGGGCGATCGTCGCCATCAGCGTCAACCCGGAACTCGGAACGGAAGTCCCCGGCACTCTGCTGCGCGACTACGCGGACGAGATCGATGCGGTCCGGGTGATCTACTACGTCACCGCCCTGCAGACCATCACGATCGTGGCGTACGTCGAAGCCTGAACACCGAACAGCAGCGCCGGGGCCTGCTCGGGTCCGGGGCGCTGCTGTGTCTGTCGCACGGTGCGGGCGTTGGGTGATGCGGACCGCCGCCCGGCGGCTATTCACCCCGACGGCTGAACAGGGCTGATGCGTTCTCAAGTTTTGACGTCCTCCCCGCCCTAAAGGGACGCTCCGTCGCCTCTGAGACGGCAGTCGCGGAGGATCTTCCAGGTCTTCATGCGGGCGAAGACGTGCTCGCACTTGCGCCGTCGCCCGCCGGACCTTGCGGTAGCCGGCCGTGTCGGGACGGTTCTTCGGCGTCTTGCGGCGGGCCATCATCCGCTGGTCCCGCGCGAGTTTCTGCGCGGCACTCTTCCCGTGCCCGGCGTGCGGGAGGTCGTGCGCGTCGCAGGTGGTCGTCGCAGTCTCCCTGATCTCCCAGTCCACGCCGATCACCCTGCCGGTCTGCGGCAGGTGCTGCACCTCGTCCCCGGCGGCGGAGTGGTGGGCAGGGTTCGTCGCACGGGAGTGCCGAACGCGCGTCAGCGGGCCAGGAAGCGGGTGGCGCCCACGTAGACGCGGCCGGTGGAACCGATGGGCTCCTCCTTGACCGGGTCACCGGTCCGAGGCGAGTTGATCATCATGGGTTCGCCGTTCCTCGTCCCCGAGTAGATGCCCACGTGGGTGACCTCGGTGCCGGTGGCGGGACGGAAGGCGACGATGTCGCCGGGCCTGAGGTCCTCCGTACCGGTGATCCGCACCCCCGCGGCCGAGCCGGCGGGTACCTGTCCGCCGCCCGCCTCGAACTGCGGCTGGGCGTCCCGGGGGATCGTCACGCCGAGGGCGGAGTAGACCTGGCCGGTGAGGCCGGAGCAGTCGTAGCCGAATCCGGAGGTGCCCGACCACAGGTAGGGCAGACCCAGGAAGGCGCGTGCGGCGGCGACCACGTCCGCGCCGCTCGGTGCGGCCGGCACCCTCGCCAGGTCGTCAGCCCGGAAGAACAGCCGGCCACTGCTGGGGGAGTAGGCGGTGACGACTCCAGGCAGCGGACCGGCCTTCACCGGGAAGGAGGTGTTGTACGAGTACTCGCCCGCCTGCCCGGATTGGCGCTGGGCAAGCGCGGCCCGGGCGGTGGCGAAGCCCCGAGCTGTGGGGCGGGCAACGCGTTCCTCGTGCGTACCGCCGGGCGGGCGCCGGTGCTCCGAGGTCAGTTGCCGGTCGGGAATCCAGCCGGGGTAGGCGCCCCGTCCTGCCTGGTCCCTGGGGGTGGGCTGGCCGTGCACCCATACGTGGTCCCAGAGCAGACCGCCGTGCCACTCGGTGCGGTCGACGGTCACCAGGACGCCGTGGAGAGCCTGCGTCTCCCCGGCGACCTCACGCCGCTCCTCCAGGGACATGGTTGTCAACCAGCCGCGGATATCTGCGGGGTTGGTGGTCGCCGGAGCGTCCACGGGCCGGACCTGTCCGGGGCTCACCCAGACCTGAGCGACCGCCACGTCGACGTAGCAGGTCGCGGCGCCGTGGCAGGGACGTGGTGCGGCGGACACGAGGGGGTGGGCCGGGGTGGTGGGAGCCGCGGGGCTTGCGGCGGCCGGAGCGGCGAGGGCGAGGAGCATTGCGGCGGTGGCCGTCAGGACGGTCTTCACGGAGTACATAGGTCGATCCTGTCCAGGGCAGCGCGCCTGCGAACCCGTCCGGCCCGGCCGGCGCACACGGTCGTGGGATCGACTTGGCGCCGTCAACCGGTCCCTGGCGTCGTGGACCCCCGCTGGACACCGCCGTCCCGGCCGATGACCCAGATCACCCGGAATCCTCGGATCCCCGTTCACGAGAGTGCCGCGTCCCCAGGGAGGTCAGTCGGTCGGGCTTGAGGTTTCGGCGACTACGGGAATATCGCACGCTTCAAAATGCAGCGCCGGGCCCCGCCACGGCCGCAGCGCTCAGCACCCCTGACAGTCGCTCTGCGACGCCGTGGTCCTTGGGTCAACAGGCCGCATGACCTTCCAGTTCTTCAGCCGTCGGTCTATCCGCGTTCGGCGGCGCCGGATTCAATCCGTGCATCACGGGATAACGCCCGCCCCAAACGAAACAGCCGTTATGCACATGATTACATGACAAATAATCAGTAAGGGTTGAATTGATGTAAAAACCCTATGCCTTCGGAATGCTGCGCTGTCATATTCGCATCAGATCGCCCCGCTCATCTCGTTGCACCCATCAGGGGGAAGGCAGGAACATGGGCAAAATCAGGTATGGAACCACGGCGTCGGCCATCGTGCTGGCCGCCTTGGGATCGTTCGCGGCCGTGGGCGGCACGGCTCACGCGGAAGCGGGTCAGGACACCATCAGCATGCTCAAGCAGGAGAAGACCCAGTGGTGCTGGGTCGCCTCCGGGCTGACCATCGCCAAGTTCCAGGGCTTAGGCTCCACACAAACGGACTTCTGCAACCGGGCCCAGCCCTACTACGGCTGCAACAACCAGCCCGCCACGCTCGATGACATGGCCAGGGGCTGGAGCAGCCTCGGCATGGCCCACACCGGCTCGGGCCTGAACAGCGCGGCCACGTTCAACCAGGTGTACACCGACGTCAAGGCGGCCCGGCCGATCGGTGCCCGCATCGGGTGGACATCGGGCGGCGGGCACATGAACGTGGTCTACGGCTTCGACACGTCGAACAACACGATCGCCGTGGCCGACCCGTGGCCCGACACCACCACGTACACGTGGTGGAACTACAACGACTACGTGAGCAACAGCTCGTCCAAGTGGACGCACTCCCGCATCGGCATCTCCCGCTAAGGCAGGCGACATGCGCGACACCGAAATGTCCGGCAAGCGGACGGGCTCTCGCTTCTCCCGCCTGTCCATCGTCATCGCACTGAGTGCATCCGCGCTGCTGTCCGTCGTCGGTCCGGCCCACGCCGTCCCGGCCAAGGACCCCCTCCCGGCCGACATCCCCGACTATCAAGCTGCTCTCGACGCGGTCAAGTCCACCGATGTGCGCAACGCGGTCTGCCGCTTCCTGCGCACTCCGGTGCCCACCAGCGGCGCCGGCGGGCCAGTGCAGGCGATCCCCGAAACGGCCGAGCCGTGCCAGGACCTCCCGGTCTTCACGATCAAGGACCCGGTGGCACGGAACGAGATCACTCCCGGGTTCGTAGCGGGCACCGCCAAGCCGCTGCCCACCGAGGCGGTCAAGCTGACGCAGCTGGTCTCCTCGCTCAGCGCCACCGTCAACGGCCGCAACGCAACCGTCATGCTCGCCCCCACGCAGGGCGGCGGCTGGCACCTGGCGGCCATCCGCGACGGCGACAGCGACGCCGCGTACGCCGGCAAGGCCACCCTGGGCACGCTGGTCTTCACCGAGCCGCAGCTCCGCGGCTGGTACCAGCTCAAACTCACCACCGTCGAGCCACTCAACGACGAGGCCCGGCAAGGCCTTGGCGGCCAGGCGTCGGTGTCGCTCAGCGACTACCAGAAACTGGTCAAGGCCCGCTACGCCGACAAGCTGCCCGGCTCGGAGTACGACACCAACGGCTACAGCAGCGGTTACAGCCCCCAGCACAAGGCGGACGACGCCTCGCCCTCCACCCTGCTCCTTGCCGGCGGTTCCAGCGCGGCACTCGCCCTCGTGGGAGGGGTAGCTGTGCTCCGTCGGCGCCGGCGCGCAGGCACCCGCTGAGCCCGACCCGTACGCGCTCTCGCTCCGTCCCGGCAGCCGGTCGGGACGGTTCGGGGGGATTGGCGGGTGGGTTCACAGCCCGTCCGGGACGCCGAGTGGCGCGGTGAACCGCGACTGCCAGCCTTCCTCGTCAGCGCTGCCAGTCGGACCTCTGCCGTACGGGCGCGCAGCGGCAGGAGTCTGTGGATCGAAGGGGAGTCTCGATCGGATGATCGCGGGCACTGCCCGGCATGAGAGCCGGTCCTGGCGGTATACGGGCAAAAACCAAAGGAACGGAGGGCCGCGCGCTGCTACGGTCGGGCGCTATGAGCTGGCTCCCCGATAACTTCGTCCATCCCGTCCTGGTACCGCTGCCGGGCAGTGGTCATCACCTGCGGCCGATCCGGGAGGCGGACACCCCGCTCGACTATCCGGCTGTGATGGGTTCGCGCGAGCGGCTGTGGACCATCTTCGGCCCGGCCTGGGGCTGGCCTGCGGCCACCATGACCTACGAGGCCGACCAGGCCGACCTGTTGCGGCACGAGAAGGAGATCGCCGCACACCAGTCTTTCAACTACGCGCTGTTCGACGCGGCGGAGACAGCTCTGCTCGGCTGCGTGTACATCGACCCACCGGAGAGGGCCGGCGCGGACGGCGAGATCTCCTGGTGGGTGGTGGACGAGCTGGTGGACAGCAAGGTCGAGCAGGCCCTCGATGAGCTGGTGCCGCAGTGGATCGCCGCCGACTGGCCGTTCGAGCAGCCGCGCTTCCTCGGCCGAGAGATCTCCTGGTCGGACTGGCTCACCCTGCCGGAGCACTCCGACGCGTAAGTGGCTTTTGTCGTACCGAGAGGTTCGGTTGCGGGTCTAACTTGGGTGCTCGGTTGGGTGATCGGCTCGTGGCCGGTGAATGAAAGCAGGGCCTCCCGCACAGCTCGTGAGTGTTGAAGTCCATTCGAGCGTCAGGAGGCCCTGTGCCTCAGTCTTCCGTGCCGCTGTCCGTGGCGTCCCACCCCACATCCGCCAGAGGACGGTCAGTGGTCGCTGACCTTGGCTCGTACGCTGTCGGCGTCGAGGTGTAGTTCGTAGACCGTGGAACAGTCTGCTGCCAGTGTGGCGACCGGTTGTCCGCAGGGGCAGGCGAGGTTGAGGCCCGAGTCGCCCAGCGGGCCAGAGCAGCAGCCCATACTCGTGTCCACCAACATGACCAACCCGAGGGCGTCCTCAGGGTGCAGGACGATGTTGTTGCGTGGGCCGGCCGACTTGACGAGCCCTCGCTCGTCCGCCTTCCAGCCTGAGCGGGGTTGCGCGGGGCCCCACTCCTCATCGTCTGGGAAGGCCACATAGGGCGCACCCCACGGCTCGGGCTCGATGGCGTAGTGCCCTGCAGGCATTGTGGCGCGTGACCGCCGCGACTCGCTGTCCTCCTCATACGGTGGCGGTTGCGGTACCGCCTCCATCGGTGTCAGATCGGGGGTCAGAGCTGCTCCGCATCCGAGGCAGCAGAAGATCGTCATGCCTCGTTCTATCTGCCCATAGCGCGACGCGCATCCTGGTTTTCGGGCGTGGCGAAGCTCCGTGGGCAGCCCAACAACGCGACGGCCACCGCGCGATCCCATCATCGGCACCCTCACCCGTGCCCGACTCCTCATCCTCGGCCGCCACGATCCGACCGGCCGCGTCCGCCCGTCGGCCGCACCGTCCCACTGCGCCCTGACGCGCCCCGCGAGCTCGCCGAGCACCTCACCCCGGCCGGCACCGGCCATCCCTGGACCGGCGTGAGGTTCACCTCGGCATGGGGCACCGCGACGTCCTCGACACCACCTTCGTCGAGCCAGACG
This genomic interval carries:
- a CDS encoding TetR/AcrR family transcriptional regulator; translated protein: MPRPPRFDADELLDAAVLLAANGGPAAVTMSAVAQAVGAPSGSVYHRFPGRPALLAEVWLRTVEYFQEGYLAALDGDPDPRRAARAGARHVVAWSRAHPREAALLLYGAEEFGRSGWSEEHRERADRGNERVFARLGMLGAAFGLTGPEGRDRIALALIDLPLGVVRRPLRSGNPLPPHAEDLAEESAAALLG
- a CDS encoding DUF3592 domain-containing protein, with translation MLSFAFALPGAVLGAASYRKVRETRRLLRDGVRAQGVVIRLEAMRMEGGGSDGSITIRSTGTTAYAPVVAWTTADGRAMETTSGVARPLNRTPAAGTRVEVRYDPAHPSRWILPAGGNGLWWVFVGVGALFTVIGLGFGVGALYA
- a CDS encoding C40 family peptidase, with amino-acid sequence MYSVKTVLTATAAMLLALAAPAAASPAAPTTPAHPLVSAAPRPCHGAATCYVDVAVAQVWVSPGQVRPVDAPATTNPADIRGWLTTMSLEERREVAGETQALHGVLVTVDRTEWHGGLLWDHVWVHGQPTPRDQAGRGAYPGWIPDRQLTSEHRRPPGGTHEERVARPTARGFATARAALAQRQSGQAGEYSYNTSFPVKAGPLPGVVTAYSPSSGRLFFRADDLARVPAAPSGADVVAAARAFLGLPYLWSGTSGFGYDCSGLTGQVYSALGVTIPRDAQPQFEAGGGQVPAGSAAGVRITGTEDLRPGDIVAFRPATGTEVTHVGIYSGTRNGEPMMINSPRTGDPVKEEPIGSTGRVYVGATRFLAR
- a CDS encoding papain-like cysteine protease family protein — translated: MGKIRYGTTASAIVLAALGSFAAVGGTAHAEAGQDTISMLKQEKTQWCWVASGLTIAKFQGLGSTQTDFCNRAQPYYGCNNQPATLDDMARGWSSLGMAHTGSGLNSAATFNQVYTDVKAARPIGARIGWTSGGGHMNVVYGFDTSNNTIAVADPWPDTTTYTWWNYNDYVSNSSSKWTHSRIGISR
- a CDS encoding N-acetyltransferase — encoded protein: MSWLPDNFVHPVLVPLPGSGHHLRPIREADTPLDYPAVMGSRERLWTIFGPAWGWPAATMTYEADQADLLRHEKEIAAHQSFNYALFDAAETALLGCVYIDPPERAGADGEISWWVVDELVDSKVEQALDELVPQWIAADWPFEQPRFLGREISWSDWLTLPEHSDA